A window of Sediminitomix flava genomic DNA:
ATTTAGTTTATCACCGTCGATAGTTATGAAAAGTTATAAATTCAACATAAATGAGCGTAAGTACAATGTGGTAATCAATTCCCTTGAAGGAAACACAATGTACATGGAAGTGAATGGCGAGTCATTCACAGTTGAGCTAGAAAGAGAAGTGAAATCTTCTAAAACGCCTAAGATCGTTCGTTCGGCTCCTAAGAAAGCTGAAGCTCAGCCATTAGCAACAGGTAAAAAAGCAAATAAAATTGCAGCTCCACTTCCAGGAACTATCTTAGAAATTAAATTAGAAACTGGAGCAACAGTCAAAAGAGGAGATACCATCTTGGTGATGGAGGCCATGAAAATGGAAAACTCTATTTTGGCAGAATCAGACGGTGTTATCCAAGACATTAGAGTTAGTGAGGGTGACAGTGTAATGCAAGGTGACGTTTTAGTCGAGATTGAATAAGGATTCATACAAATCGAATAGCTATGTTATGAGAAGACTTAAAACAGTGTTTTTCTCTTTGGCCATTCTTACAGGACTTTGGACATTGGGGCAACAAGAACTTTTTGCACAGCCAATAGGTGAATTGTTGACCTCTGTTCAAACTCTTGAAGCTTCCAAAGGAGTTTGGAGTCTCACCCTAGAAGGACTTGGGTCTTTTATTGATTTGACTGGTTTTGCAAATCTGACTTTGCAACATTTAGCCATGATTATCACAGGTTGTGTATTCCTATTTTTAGGTATTCGCTACAAGTTTGAACCTCTTTTACTTGTACCGATTGGAGTTGGTGTCATCATTGGAAATATTCCTTTTGTTGAAGGAAACCAGATCGGGATTTATGAAGAAGGCTCGGTATTGAATTACCTATATTTTGGAGTGAAGTATGGGGTGTATCCTCCGCTTATATTTTTGGGGATTGGAGCCATGACTGATTTCTCTACGCTTATCGCAAATCCTAAACTTTTATTATTAGGAGCCGCAGCTCAGATTGGTGTATTCGCCACTTTTTTTGGAGCTATAAGCTTAGGTTTTTCACTCGAACAGGCAGGTGCGATAGGTATTATTGGTGGAGCAGATGGGCCTACGGCCATTTTTCTAGCTTCTAAATTAGCTCCAGAACTTTTAGGAGCAATTGCAATTGCAGCTTACTCATACATGGCATTGGTTCCAGTGATCCAGCCTCCGTTGATGAAGTTGTTGATTTCAAAAGAAGAAGCTAAGATTCATATGAAACAACCAAGAGTTGTTTCGTCTAGAGAAAAGATTCTGTTTCCAATTATCGGTTTAATTCTCACAACCTTTTTAGCACCAAGTGCCATTCCTCTTCTAGGGATGTTGTTCTTCGGAAATATCTTGAAAGAAAGTGGGGTTACTGAACGTTTAGCAAATACAGCTCGAACCTCAATGATTGATATCGTAACGATACTTTTGGGTGTGACTGTAGGAGCTTCTACTCAAGCCAATAAATTCTTAACACTAGATTCGATCAAAATCTTTGTACTCGGGGCTGTTTCATTTATGGTAGCCACATGTTGTGGTCTTTTATTCGCTAAATTCATGAATTTATTCTTGAAGGGAGATCGCAAAATAAATCCATTAATTGGAGCCGCAGGAGTTTCTGCTGTTCCAGATTCAGCAAGAGTTGTACAACACGTAGGATTACAACACGACTCATCTAACCATTTACTAATGCATGCCATGGCACCAAATGTGGCAGGAGTGATAGGCTCAGCTATTGCGGCAGGAGTATTGATGAGTTTCCTACTCTAGAAGATAAATAATTGGTTTATCAGTTCAAGTGCGGAAGTCTTTTTATTAAACACAAGCAGACTTCTAAATAACACAAGAAAGGTACTGAAGCACTTGAACACTTTTTTAATTGATACTAAGAACTAAAAACACTATAAACACTATGAACATTAATTATACAAGTGCTGAAGAAGCCGTAAAACTCATTAAGTCAGGTGATAATGTCTTGATTCAAGGTGGTTCTGCAACACCTCAAGCGCTTACAAAAGCAATGACTGAGCGCTATACTGAGCTAAGTGATATTGATGTGTATCACATTCATACAGAAGGCTATGCAGAATATGCTTATGCACCTTACAATGAGTCATTTAACACACATGCCTTTTTTATTGGTGGCAATATGCGTAAAGCGGTTCAACAAGGATCAGCTCAGTATGTGCCAATCTTTTTGAGTGAAATTCCTTCATTATTCTGCCAAGGAATCATTCCATTAGATGTTGTAATGGTAAATGTTTCTGTGCCAGATAAACACGGATTCTGTTCATTGGGTGTATCTGTAGATGTAGTTGCACAAGCAATCAAATGTGCAAAAACAGTTATCGCACAAATTAACCCACAAATGCCTCGTACGTTTGGTGATGGGATTATTCATATTTCTGAATTCCAAGCTTGCGTAGAAGTAGATGAGCCACTATATGAAATGAAGTTCGCTTCTTCAACTCCTGAAGAAGTAGCTATCGGTAATCATATCGCAGGACTTATTGAAGATGGAGCTACGCTTCAAATGGGTATCGGAGGTATTCCAAATGCAGTATTACACCAACTACACAGCCATAAGAACCTTGGAGTACACACAGAGATGTTCTCAGAAGGTCTTATCGATCTAGTTGAAAAAGGAATTGTAAATGGTAGCGAGAAAAAAATCCATACAGGTAAAATCATTTCTGGTTTTGCAATGGGTACTCGCAGACTTTATGATTTCATGGATGACAATCCAGATATTGAAATGTTAGATATTTCGCATGTAAATGATACAGCTGTTATTCGTCAAAATCCTAAAGTAACAGCAATTAACTCAGCGATTGAAGTAGATATTACAGGTCAGGTTTGTGCTGACTCTATTGGACCAAGAATGTACTCTGGTGTAGGTGGTCAAATGGACTTTATGCGTGGAGCAGCCTTGTCTAAAGGTGGTAAACCAATCATTGCTTTACCTTCGATTACAGCAAAAGGTGTATCAAAAATTTCACCTATGCTAAAAGAAGGAGCAGGTGTAGTAACAACAAGAGCACACGTTCGTTATATTGTTACAGAGTACGGAGTTGCCGATCTTTATGGAAAAGATCTATTGCAACGAGCAAAAGAAATGATCAAGATTGCTCACCCAGCTCACAGAGAGCATTTGGAAGAGCAAGCAATGCGTCGTTTCGGTAAAGGAGTGCTAAATGTTGCAGCAGCTACCGTATAACCAATAGACAACCAGAAGTAATAGCAGAGGAGAATTTCAAACTCCTCTGCCGTGACTGATTTCTTTTTAACTATCGTATTCTGATCAACCATGGAGAAGAATTTATTTGAATCATTTCCTCCTTTAGAAAAAGCACAGTGGGTAGAGAAGGCTACTGTGGACTTGAAAGGAGCAGATTTTAACAAAAAACTGCTTTGGAGAACAGAGAATGGCTATACTTTGGAGCCGTTCTATATGCGTTCTGATCTGCAAGAGAAAAGTTTTAATCAACTACAATACACTTTCCCTAAAGCTGAAGGTGATGCAGCGCCAAGAGCTTGGGTGAATTACAGAAAAATCAAAGTTACTAATGAAAAAGAGGCAAATAAAACAGCCTTGGAAGCATTAGGGAAAAGAGGAGCAGAAGGGATTATCTTTGATTTGGCAGCGGTTGAAGCACCAAATGCTGAAGAACTTCTGACAGGCATTTACTTGGATTGCTGTGCAGTTTCTTTTGAAAATGTAAAAAATCCAGAAGCTTGGGTAAGAAACTATGTAGCTTATGCCAAACTTCAAGATGTGCCGAAGGAAAAACTTAGTGGTTACATTAAGTGTGATCTTCTTGAAAAGTATACGGAAACAGGGCAACTTTTTGAAGAAAAAGAATTGGTAGAGTGGGCAGCTTTATTGTCTGTTACTCAACAAATGCCACATTTCTATGGGTTGGCACTTAGCTCTCAAATTATCAGAGATGCAGGTGGTAATCACATCCAAGAAGCTGCATTCATGTTAAATATGGTAGCGGAGTATCTTGCTCGTTTTGCAGATACAAAACTTCATGTTGAAGAAGTAATTAAAGAAGTACTTCCAATTTCAGCTTTCGGATCAGATTATTTCCAAGAGATTGCGAAATACAGAGCCTTAAGAACACTTCTTTTGGAAGTAGCTAAAATGTACGATGAAAACTTCCCTGTAGAGCAATTACACATTATGGGGGTTTCATCGGAATGGTCAAAATCAACTCTTGATCCTAACGTAAACTTGCTTCGTAACACAACTGAAGCAATGTCTGCGGTATTGGGTGGATGTAATTCAATTTGGATTGCACCTCACAACAAATACCAAGGAGAAGAAAACGATTTTAGCCACCGTATTGCCCTTAATATTTCTCACCTTCTAAGGGAAGAATCATACTTGGATAAAGTAGTAGACCCTTCAGCAGGGTCATATTATATTGAAAAAATTACTTCTGAGATTTTGGAAAGAGCTTTGACTTTATTCCAAGATATTGAAAGTAAAGGTGGTTTTGTAACTTGTTTTGAAGCAGGTTATATCCAAGAGAAAATTGAGGAGACATTACAAGCGAATAATAAATTGATTTCGCAACGTCGTAAGGTCTTGGTTGGTACAAACCGTTATCCAAACGGGTTGGAAACGCCAGATATTCATTTGGTAAAAGAGGAATCTTCTGACAAAAAAGCTTTGAAAAAGCAAAGATCAGGAATTCAGTTTGAAGCATTGAGGTTACGTACAGAGGAGTATGTGAAAGAAACGGGTAACCGTCCTCAAATTGAGTTGGCTTTGTTTGGAAATCTTGCAATGCGTAAGGCTAGAGCAACATTTGCTGGAGACTTCTTCCAAGTTGCAGGTTTTGAAACACAAGAAGTTCCTTACAAATCAGCAGAAGAAGCAGCTTTGTTAAGTGCTAAAAACGAAAAAGAAATCGTAGTACTTTGTGCTTCAGATGACGATTACAAAGAGCATGCTTTCGAATTTGTGAATGCATTCCGTCGTCATAACACACATACAATGCTGATTTTGGCAGGTTATCCTGCAGAAATTGTTGAGGAATTGAAAGACGCAGGTTTGGATGACTTCATTCACATGCGTGTCAATACACTAGATTCTCTAACAGCGCTTCAAGATCGTCTATTCAACTAAACCGCTGAATTCAAATGAGACCAGACTTTTCGAAAATCGATATAAATAAACTAAAGCTTGAAGAACTAGAAGCTAAAGCTTTAGATAAAAAGTGGGAAACTGCCGAAGGTATTGATGTTCCTGCTTATTATGATGCTGAAGAAACAGCAAAGATGAAGCACCTAGACTATGGAGCTGGTTTGCCACCATTCCTTAGAGGTCCTTATTCTACAATGTACGTGACTCGTCCTTGGACAATCCGTCAGTACGCAGGTTTCTCGACAGCAGAAGAATCAAATGCTTTCTATCGTAGAAACTTGGCAGCAGGACAAAAAGGTCTTTCTGTCGCATTTGACTTGGCAACTCACCGTGGTTACGATTCAGATCACCCTCGTGTAGTGGGCGATGTAGGTAAGGCAGGTGTAGCTATTGATTCAGTGGAAGATATGAAAGTTCTTTTCGATCAAATTCCATTGGATAAAATGTCTGTTTCTATGACAATGAACGGTGCCGTTCTTCCTGTAATGGCATTCTACATTGTAGCAGCAGAAGAGCAAGGTGTTTCTAGAGAAAAATTGAGTGGTACTATCCAAAATGATATTCTGAAAGAATTCATGGTACGTAACACTTATATCTATCCACCGCTTCCTTCAATGAAGATCATCGGTGATATTTTCGAATATACTTCGAATAAAATGCCGAAGTTCAACTCGATTTCAATCTCAGGTTATCACATGCAAGAAGCAGGTGCTACAGCTGATATTGAGTTGGCTTATACATTGGCGGATGGATTGGAATATATCCGTACAGGTTTGAAAGCAGGTTTGGGAATTGATGATTTCGCACCCCGTCTTTCATTCTTCTGGGCAATCGGTATGAACCACTTCATGGAGATTGCTAAAATGAGAGCAGGTCGTATGCTTTGGGCTAAATTGGTCAAACAATTTGATCCTAAAAATCCTAAGTCAATGGCATTGCGTACGCACTCTCAAACTTCAGGTTGGTCATTGTCTGAGCAAGATCCATTCAATAACGTTTCACGTACGTGTATCGAAGCAATGGGAGCAGCTCTTGGACATACGCAATCATTGCACACCAATGCACTTGATGAAGCAATTGCACTTCCTACAGATTTCTCTGCTCGTATCGCTCGTAACACACAGCTTTACATCCAAGAAGAAACAAATGTATGTAAGTCAGTTGACCCTTGGGCAGGTTCTCATTATGTAGAGTACTTGACGGAGCAAATTGCTGAGAAAGCTTGGGCGCTTATCCAAGAAGTTGAAGAACTTGGCGGTATGGCAAAAGCGATCGAGACAGGTGTTCCTAAGATGAGAATTGAGGAAGCTGCAGCTCGTCGTCAAGCTCGTATCGATGCAGGTAAAGATACATTGGTTGGTGTAAACCAGTACCAAACTGATGAACCAGCAGATATTGAAATCTTAGAAGTTGACAACACAGCAGTAAGAGAGTCTCAAGTTCAAAGACTGAAAGACTTGAAAGCTAACCGTGATCAAGGGGCTGTTGAAAAAGCACTAGAAGCAATTTCTGTTTGTGCTGAAACAGGTGAAGGAAACTTGTTGGAGTTAGCTGTTGATGCTGCCAGACTAAGAGCTAGTTTGGGTGAAATTTCAGATGCTATGGAAAAACATTTCGGACGTCATAAAGCAGTTATCCGTTCAATTTCTGGTGTATATGCAAAAGAGGCTCAAGACAATTCAGCCTTTAAGCAAGCACAAGAATTGGCTGATAAGTTTGCAGAAATTGAAGGTCGTCGTCCTCGTATCATGATTGCCAAAATGGGACAGGATGGTCACGACCGTGGAGCTAAAGTAGTTTCTACTTCTTACGCAGATATTGGGTTTGATGTAGATATCGGACCATTGTTCCAAACACCAGAAGAGTCAGCAC
This region includes:
- the scpA gene encoding methylmalonyl-CoA mutase, translated to MRPDFSKIDINKLKLEELEAKALDKKWETAEGIDVPAYYDAEETAKMKHLDYGAGLPPFLRGPYSTMYVTRPWTIRQYAGFSTAEESNAFYRRNLAAGQKGLSVAFDLATHRGYDSDHPRVVGDVGKAGVAIDSVEDMKVLFDQIPLDKMSVSMTMNGAVLPVMAFYIVAAEEQGVSREKLSGTIQNDILKEFMVRNTYIYPPLPSMKIIGDIFEYTSNKMPKFNSISISGYHMQEAGATADIELAYTLADGLEYIRTGLKAGLGIDDFAPRLSFFWAIGMNHFMEIAKMRAGRMLWAKLVKQFDPKNPKSMALRTHSQTSGWSLSEQDPFNNVSRTCIEAMGAALGHTQSLHTNALDEAIALPTDFSARIARNTQLYIQEETNVCKSVDPWAGSHYVEYLTEQIAEKAWALIQEVEELGGMAKAIETGVPKMRIEEAAARRQARIDAGKDTLVGVNQYQTDEPADIEILEVDNTAVRESQVQRLKDLKANRDQGAVEKALEAISVCAETGEGNLLELAVDAARLRASLGEISDAMEKHFGRHKAVIRSISGVYAKEAQDNSAFKQAQELADKFAEIEGRRPRIMIAKMGQDGHDRGAKVVSTSYADIGFDVDIGPLFQTPEESARQAVENDVDVVGASSLAAGHKTLIPQLIEELKKLGREDIMVIAGGVIPAQDYDYLYERGVAFVFGPGSVIPECAKKMLEKMLEEEAQDS
- a CDS encoding sodium ion-translocating decarboxylase subunit beta, with protein sequence MRRLKTVFFSLAILTGLWTLGQQELFAQPIGELLTSVQTLEASKGVWSLTLEGLGSFIDLTGFANLTLQHLAMIITGCVFLFLGIRYKFEPLLLVPIGVGVIIGNIPFVEGNQIGIYEEGSVLNYLYFGVKYGVYPPLIFLGIGAMTDFSTLIANPKLLLLGAAAQIGVFATFFGAISLGFSLEQAGAIGIIGGADGPTAIFLASKLAPELLGAIAIAAYSYMALVPVIQPPLMKLLISKEEAKIHMKQPRVVSSREKILFPIIGLILTTFLAPSAIPLLGMLFFGNILKESGVTERLANTARTSMIDIVTILLGVTVGASTQANKFLTLDSIKIFVLGAVSFMVATCCGLLFAKFMNLFLKGDRKINPLIGAAGVSAVPDSARVVQHVGLQHDSSNHLLMHAMAPNVAGVIGSAIAAGVLMSFLL
- a CDS encoding methylmalonyl-CoA mutase family protein, encoding MEKNLFESFPPLEKAQWVEKATVDLKGADFNKKLLWRTENGYTLEPFYMRSDLQEKSFNQLQYTFPKAEGDAAPRAWVNYRKIKVTNEKEANKTALEALGKRGAEGIIFDLAAVEAPNAEELLTGIYLDCCAVSFENVKNPEAWVRNYVAYAKLQDVPKEKLSGYIKCDLLEKYTETGQLFEEKELVEWAALLSVTQQMPHFYGLALSSQIIRDAGGNHIQEAAFMLNMVAEYLARFADTKLHVEEVIKEVLPISAFGSDYFQEIAKYRALRTLLLEVAKMYDENFPVEQLHIMGVSSEWSKSTLDPNVNLLRNTTEAMSAVLGGCNSIWIAPHNKYQGEENDFSHRIALNISHLLREESYLDKVVDPSAGSYYIEKITSEILERALTLFQDIESKGGFVTCFEAGYIQEKIEETLQANNKLISQRRKVLVGTNRYPNGLETPDIHLVKEESSDKKALKKQRSGIQFEALRLRTEEYVKETGNRPQIELALFGNLAMRKARATFAGDFFQVAGFETQEVPYKSAEEAALLSAKNEKEIVVLCASDDDYKEHAFEFVNAFRRHNTHTMLILAGYPAEIVEELKDAGLDDFIHMRVNTLDSLTALQDRLFN
- a CDS encoding biotin/lipoyl-containing protein; the encoded protein is MKSYKFNINERKYNVVINSLEGNTMYMEVNGESFTVELEREVKSSKTPKIVRSAPKKAEAQPLATGKKANKIAAPLPGTILEIKLETGATVKRGDTILVMEAMKMENSILAESDGVIQDIRVSEGDSVMQGDVLVEIE
- a CDS encoding acetyl-CoA hydrolase/transferase family protein, producing the protein MNINYTSAEEAVKLIKSGDNVLIQGGSATPQALTKAMTERYTELSDIDVYHIHTEGYAEYAYAPYNESFNTHAFFIGGNMRKAVQQGSAQYVPIFLSEIPSLFCQGIIPLDVVMVNVSVPDKHGFCSLGVSVDVVAQAIKCAKTVIAQINPQMPRTFGDGIIHISEFQACVEVDEPLYEMKFASSTPEEVAIGNHIAGLIEDGATLQMGIGGIPNAVLHQLHSHKNLGVHTEMFSEGLIDLVEKGIVNGSEKKIHTGKIISGFAMGTRRLYDFMDDNPDIEMLDISHVNDTAVIRQNPKVTAINSAIEVDITGQVCADSIGPRMYSGVGGQMDFMRGAALSKGGKPIIALPSITAKGVSKISPMLKEGAGVVTTRAHVRYIVTEYGVADLYGKDLLQRAKEMIKIAHPAHREHLEEQAMRRFGKGVLNVAAATV